The following coding sequences lie in one Zonotrichia leucophrys gambelii isolate GWCS_2022_RI chromosome 4A, RI_Zleu_2.0, whole genome shotgun sequence genomic window:
- the LOC135447870 gene encoding ras-like protein family member 11A-like — MLLIPEHTMSQYSTNFLLLPIPEYPALDCAPNKIIKLVVLGGSGVGKTALVVRFLTKRFIGDYEANTGALYSRKFTIDGEQISLQVQDTPFVSLEDDTDSICCQEQINRSIYWADGFVFVFSITDYESFRLLRPLHQHIRRIHPNANIPLLLMANKGDLLRARQVSSKEGLQLASELGGTYCEVSARESCEGVLEAFQQLCQELSRSSSSCNGEKRRGLHLVRPKSPNMQDLKRRLKQALTSKGKSATTL; from the exons ATGCTCCTCATCCCTGAGCACACGATGTCTCAGTACTCCACCaacttcctgctgctgcccatcccgGAGTACCCCGCGCTGGACTGCGCGCCCAACAAAATCATCaagctggtggtgctgggcgGCAGCGGCGTGGGCAAGACAG CCCTGGTCGTGCGCTTCCTCACTAAGAGATTTATTGGGGACTACGAAGCCAACACTG GTGCTTTGTATTCCAGGAAGTTCACCATAGATGGGGAGCAGATCtctctgcaggtgcaggacaCTCCCTTTGTCTCATTGGAG GATGACACGGACAGCatctgctgccaggagcagatAAACCGCTCCATCTACTGGGCCGACGGCTTCGTCTTCGTGTTCTCCATCACGGACTACGAGAGCTTCCGCCTGCTGCGCCCGCTGCACCAGCACATCCGCAGGATCCACCCCAACGCCAACATCCCCCTGCTGCTCATGGCCAACAAGGGCGACCTGCTGAGGGCCAGGCAGGTGTCCTCcaaggaggggctgcagctggccaGCGAGCTGGGCGGCACCTACTGCGAGGTGTCGGCGCGGGAGAGCTGCGAGGGCGTGCTCGAGGccttccagcagctgtgccaggagctcagcaggagcagctccagctgcaacGGGGAGAAGAGGAGAGGTCTCCACCTGGTGAGGCCCAAGTCGCCCAACATGCAGGACTTGAAGAGGCGTTTGAAGCAGGCTCTGACTTCCAAAGGCAAATCTGCCACCACGCTTTGA